DNA sequence from the Liolophura sinensis isolate JHLJ2023 chromosome 1, CUHK_Ljap_v2, whole genome shotgun sequence genome:
CTAGTTAAAAGCATTAAGATGAGAGAGGGAATGCTTGTTTATAAATTGTTGTTTACACATAAGTAAATTGAACATTTGTGCCGGAAAAGAAATTTGCCTTATCTACATCAAGCGCACACTTCATTACAAATGAGTAAATGATATTGATCTTGCACTTAGATATTCTTTAGGTTCACTAACTGTTACTACAAAATTAGGCTCTCTCTCCTGAGGCACACATTTCTAATGAAAGAAACAatgttacaaaaataatgtaaattgcCCTAATTATCTTGCGGTTAATGATGTATGCATTGTTCATAGATCCATCAGATTTGTCCGATAtttaataaatgacaaaaatggctTTATCAGGGATATCAATATTATACCATTACATTATTACAATAATGCATGGAGTGGTCATACCTGTATAGCTGATCACAAAGCTCAACACCTCTCTAGATTAAAGTTTACAATTGATTACCTTTGGCCAGGTAAACCTAAATTGCTATTTGCACAGGCGTTTTGGCCTGATTGCTACAAACAATGGCTTGTGTGCTGAAGCCTTTACACTACACTGATGTCCACTTGTGCCTAGATGTTCATTAATTGGATGAAAAAAGAGCCTTGGGGACCTGACTAGGTCCTTACTATAATGGCAAATAAGATGCTGGATGGCTTGATAGGTGTTTTAGTGAGGTAGTACTAACAGCAGCACACTTAGCACACAGTTTCGGTGAACAGACCGGTACTGTCAGTAGGTAAATGTTTGGTGAAGCCCTCTTGTGAGAGTAATGGACTATTTACCCCAGAGGCCTGATTAACCTCCTGGCATGAAGTCCTCAGCAAAAAGTGATACTCGAGTAGAAAGATAAATCTGTCAACTTTATCAGAGTGTTTCTTCACACCTTTGCCAGAAAGTACTTGTTTGAAAGTTGCCATTGTACACAATTGATTAAAACATACTCCATACCTTGCCACACACATCTAGGTTATCCTTAGCCCTTGTGTATGACACTGCAATAAAACTTGTGATGTGTTGCATGGTTGACCAGGTATTGGCACCATAGAGAAAGTCAGTCAACTAGTAATAGTAACATAAAGCCTTAAAGGTAACATCTATAGATGGTTTCAGATGTAATTAAGATCGGATACTCATACAAATAGTGATATGaaagtttttaagttttatcaCGTTAATACCTTTTGAgtcatgtatgtaaaatgtaagCTACAATGaacataatttacatttaaaaaattacaattgtaGTTTTGTTCATTACATTTATGGCTGTCCCccttaaaaataataaattcctTAACttccgtaaaaaaaaaaaaagaaaaagaaaatcatcaGCTACATACCTACCTACAGACTGGCTAATACTTCTTCCATGAGGAGTGGCAATAGATCTTCATTGAAAGAAAAGGCAAACAATTcaaatggttttgttaaggctTCACAACATCTGTATATTGTGACACAAATCAGTCCTGGCCCATCTACACAATATGGTTGTGATATTGCCAATGTGATGTTAagaaataatcattcattccttcatccTTAGGTACAtagatttctttattttctctacatgacTTACACAGCCTTTGTTTTATGCAGAGTTACATACAGACAAGTGTAATTCAAAGCTTTGAAACATACCAGGGCCAAGAtaaatatcaagaaatgtagATGGCAgaaatgtagaaatgtgttacaGGTATGATTAAAGTACACATACACCTATATACATGCAAGCTATAGTCTCCTATAACTGTGAGACAAGATAACATAATTAGCAGCTGTGGGTTTTTGAGTGTTTACTCATTGGAAAGGAATGTGGCCATGTTTCACTGCTTCCCCGTAAATCCAAGTGTCAGACAAAAAGGTGAAACAGTATGGTTCTACCATCCGGGACATGACGCTAAGAGGTATTCAACTCCATCAGTAATAACTTGGCTAAGGTTAGGTCACATATGAAGctcaggttttgttttttttctctcatctTTTCTTCAGGAGACATGTACCTCTGTAACTACCACTGTTTTGTATGAGTCTGTTAATCTCTGGTTTGCTTAGGCATGCAGGTATTGTTTGGGAACATTGCTTAGTGAACTGAGAGGGGAAAATCAGATAAACCCAGGCaaagcacatacatatattcacattatttttcttgaaGTTGCTTTTTCAGGGTACATTGTATTTACTTACTTTCCTGATAATGCCATGCACAAATGTATAGGCTAAGCAGTACTTTTAATACTACTGAATGTTATGGTAGGGCAGTGAAGGTGTTAGcctttggggggtggggggtgtttGTGATGGGGATGGCTAATGTGTTGGAATGTCAGTTATGCCCCAGAGGGAGTAGAAGGCCGTGAAGACCAGTGGTTGTGGAATTAGTGACCACTCAACCCTCCACCTATGAGGTTATATATTCCCAGCTTACAAACATATCCAGGTCATGGTTTATACATTGTCATGTACTAGCTATCCCAACAATCTGTGTGCAATTAAAACATGGGATATTTTCGAGATGAGAGTAAGAGAAGTTTATGTTCAGCGGCCTGTGGTATAGCCAGCAGATGACACTTGTTCTACTGCTGCACTTatggtgtctttttttcatgTAGGATGCAATATGTGGAGTTCTTGCTtgccttgtacatatattagCCTGTTTATTCAAGTCGGTGTTTCAATCACGTATGCGTACAGACAAGAACTCAAATGACTCTTACCATCCACCGTGCACATATAACTATAATTCATTATATATGCATTCAGATTTGGGGAaggtaaaatttcagaaaaactgatcttttttcactttttaaataatgaattttATGAAGGAAATTTTAGTTTTCTGAATTCAGACGTTTAATATTATTGAGTTACCTTGAGTGAACATGGATCAGATTAAAACACGCCAACTGTCAATGAGCACTCAATGACCAGGCCGCAAATTCCAATGTACCAGTAATTTATTCTGGTATTCTTGATTCAAAATTGCATATTTACGATCATTATAAACATGTGACCAGTGTCTCTGTTGTCACTATACCTGTTGGTATTTCAGTTATAACTAAATTGAAATCTGGATAAACATATTTGTGGTTATCGGACATGTTtggatgttttctttgcctGACTGCTCACCATGGAGTCGTGGGTCAGGCTGTGGGGTCAGCTGTTATCATGGTAATACAGAGCCTACAAGAGGCCTCAATATTTGCCAGGTATAATCCCTCCAGTTTTATATTGTCAGATCTTATTATCTGGCTTTTCTATCAGGTTCACCGACTAATATAGATAGTTGTGATGCTCCTCACATATAAATACCTGTTCTCCTATggctagggtacatgtacagtaaatcagaGAGTGTTGGAAGGAGATAGCCTCTggcacaccacagctcaccaTGGATAGGTTGGTGTAAACACCCAGATATTAAATACATATGGTTGAATTTAAAGTGGGCTTGATCCAGTTTGACAAGTTTTACTGGTACCCAGCACGTGTATTCACTGCTCCGTGATCTTTTCACAGGAGTTCAAAGGCATTTGCAGTGGAGTAAGAAGGCTTTTCTCCACTTCACAAATAATATTGAAATGGCACATGACAGTTCTATACCCTTACATTTGGGCACAGAAGGAGTGGAAATGAATTATTACTTCACACTATTAAACACACTACCATTTGTCAGGGGATTAACAGTTTACTTTAAACTGTGGCTTTGAACTTACACTTACAGTTTTGTCTAAACAAGATATACACAGTTCTACATGCAATGCATCTGCCCACTAAAATCatgattaaattttaattctatcaatttatacatatttttgtttcatatattACTGTGATGCATGATATATTGTGAAACATCTGCATGCTACGTGAATTCAGGCATAATATGCATTGTGGTTCGAGCCAAATGGTCATGTTTAAGTCAAATCTGGCTGCAATTGTGTACTCAGAtgtgacacacatatacattatCTGTTCCTCATGTGATATGAGGTACCTAATATTTAATGATGTGACTTGAATAactggtttactcccaccataatgctggccgccgtaggttaagtgaaaaattcttgagtacagcttaaaacataaatcaaataaataaataaataaacttatatttgttTTGCATTGCAGGTGATATTTACACAGTTCCAGTATAGTGACCAGAGTTCTCTGCCTCCAGACACATTGCGTAAAGCTCTTGCCGAGACATTTGTTGATCAGCATCGATACCAGCTTGGTCACATGGATGATGCAGCTGAATGTTTTGTAAGTGCACATGTTCTCATGTTTTCTCAGACCTGAATGGCTTCTGTATTTGAACCTTTTGACAAACAAATTCAGCTCATTTCTGGAGGCTGTTCAAGGCAAAGTTAGCATTGTTCGTTTAAGCAGGCTCTCAAGCTGAAGGCCTTCGCTGATTTATAATTTTCTGTTTGTGGTGGAAAACTGCATATGTAGGAAGACCCAAGAAAGAAAGTATATTAACACTTAAATAACACCTTCATAAATTCTATTTGTTGTTTGATAAAGAATACCATAAATTTGATGATCATACAATCATGAAAAAAGGATAACTTGTGATTTCTACCTATTTAATTCATATATCAAAAGCTGTACATATCCTCTAAATTAGTTATAAGTCTGTCATTAGTTGGcttttttcaggtttgttttatAGAGGGCAGGGTGAGATGGTTTCGTTTAGcagtgtacatacactgtttgGTCTGTAGTTCAACTTCCTTACAGATGTAAGCTTGGCCCTTTGATGTCTAGTTCAAGTTTACAAAGAAGTAGACAGACTGTCTCTAACTGTTGTCTGGTGAAGATGTTACGAGGACATGCCAGCCCACATGTTGAAACTTTCTTGCTATTTTCAGATGGCTTTTATGTCCTTGGATTGAAAGCTGGTTGGTGCAtgatctttaaaaaaaaagaatcagtTTCAATGCATTAATCCTGTCTACTACCTGGGGAGATAGTAAAGACCGGATGACCTAGATTAGGCAGTCTGTTTACCATATACCTGTGTTGACAAGTTTTATCTGCTTTTCTTGTTTACTCAGGAGAACATTTTACGGAGGTTACATCTTCACGTCGCTACAGATCACAATGAGGACACATGTACTGCGCCTCACTGTTTGTCTCACCAGAAGTTTGCCATGACAGTTTTTGATCAGGTATCATATCTCTCACAGATGTAGTCAGTTAGCTGTGTTGTCTGGGATGTACAGGGCTTCCACCCAACTCTATACAGCTGATACAAACTGAGCAGGAAAAAGCTGTCTGCCAATACAGACAAgtcaaacaagaaataaaacccagcacccctccccccccccccccaaaaaaaataaaaaaaaataaaaatgcaaagcTTGATCTCCAATGATAAAACTATAACacaaactgttttctttttgtgaaacaagaaatatttcatttattcatgtaaTCTCTTTAGTGGCTCTTGAaaagcaacaaacaaaaaagtatgcagaaaaagaatttcttttttagtttttttacactgaatatATCTGATATGGCTTAGTTAATACTTTCTTGTTTACATTGCAGTTGGTGTGTCCATGTGGGGCTAAGACAGACCCGTTAAGGTTCCATGAACTCGTGCACTATGTTTCAGCCAGTGCCTTAGTGTAAGTCCTCTCCACACAATCCTATATTAAGCGTAAGAAATAGGTCAGAACACACTGCAGACCAGTTTAGCAAGACTGTAAAACTCAAATTAATTAAAAgtcatgatttcatttttttatggaTGATCTATTCTTGTACTTATTGGGTAAGTCCggtaaaatacaacatcaaTGGATTTGCTTGCCTGAGGTTAGACGGATGATCTGAGTTTCATGtgtatgttgttttgttttttatgggAGCAGATCCCAAGCCAAGCAGATGCGGGAAACGGGTGATGTGTTACACCCTGATAGGTTTGGACTGTTATTACGGAACGCTGCGGCTATGGGGGACATCAGGAACTGTCCGGTATGTCCTTGCCTTAATTACCATACAGGACATCGAAAAAATAAACAGCTACCACAAGTGCAGATAAAACTGAGATCTGACCTAAGGTCTTTGGGTGTTaagcaaaaacaaagaaagtaaACAGTATTTTAAATCAATTCATTTGCTTTTTTTGGTATTAAATTATCATGGTATTTTTGAGACTTAAATTGAAAGTTTCTTTAAACCTAATAATGATCTGTCAGTGCCTCTGGTTTAACCAAAACATTAAAGATCAATTCTTTTGTATCAGAAGAAGTCATTTTTAGATGATGATAAGTATATGCTTGTTTAGAACATTGTATGATTATTGTATCAATTTTCAGTCCATGTGCGGAAAGAAGGTTCAGATGAGGAGAACATTGTTAAACTTCCCTGATGTTGGTATGTTATGTTTTTAATACTTAGTTACATAATTTtatagtgaaatgttctcattTCATTGAGAATATTCTGACTTGGATTACATTCTCACAAAAATCTATTACACTAATAATGAACTTGAACAAGTTTATTTAAGAGGAAGGTTAACAGTTGAGCTATAAGTAAGGATAGATGTGATTGTGGGCTAAGGAAAGTCATGAGTGCGATCTTGATAGAGGTCAGTTGGTGTGACATGATACTGTGTGCCTGTGAGGAGTATGGCAGGTTTGTTATGACAGTTGACACCTATGAGAGGCAGGTAACGTTGTTTGTACAGAAACAACTGGGTTTCACGGTGATAACTTAGCTGTGTGACACATATGGGGGGCAGCACCAGCATGAGATTTTGACAGTCCTCTGTCATATTTCACGGAGgattattattaaatatggtTTAGACTTTGGATATTTATGAGGTTTCTTGTTAAACCTCGCTGATGTGATCCTTAGTTAAACTGCTAACTGCCCAGAATGATGTTTCCCATAATACACAAAAGTTAAGCACGGGAGGAgagattattttttcttcagtgttGAAAAAGAAAGTTTTGAATCCTTTGGAGGGGTAATAATATTCTGCTTGATTAGAACCAATCCTTGCATTAGGGCAAGCAGATCTATTCTGCTTGATTAGAACCAATCCTTGCATTAGGGCAAGCAGACCTATTCTGCTTGATTAGAACCAATCCTTGCATTAGGGCAAGCAGACCTATTTTGCTTGATTAGAACCAATCCTTGCATTAGGGCAAGCAGACCTATTCTGTTTGATTAGAACCAATCCTTGCATTAGGGCAAGCAGACCTATTCTGCTTGATTAGAACCAATCCTTGCATTAAGGCAAGCAGACCTAGACTGTTAAAGCCCCATGTGTATCTCCATTTGTTAAAGACAGTGTGTAAAACCACCCAGTAAAGCCTACTGAGGACTTAATATTTTCAGAGTTATGTCACTGATAAATGAGAAGTCGGTAAGATATTTAGGGAATCAAGTACAACTTGTCAAATTTGCCCAGTCACAGTGGATTTTGTATAGATTGGTTAGAAGATGGCTTCATTAAACCTGCAGACAGAAAAGCAACCATGGGCATGTGACTTTGTGCTTCTTGACTTTGTGTGATAAAAAGCTctggttttgtgttttcagtgagTATTGGTTTGATTTGGGACTCGGAGCGGCCCAGCGGAGAACTAGTCACAGATGTGTTGCGGAGTCTAGGCACGACAATCATGCTCCAAGACGTAAGTGTGCCAAAAAACACGAATGTAGTCCTGAACTTGGTTTGCATCACCAACAGACGATGTGTGCATACACAACATTAAACTTCTGTGAAGTCTGTGAACTTGACTGCTGCGTTAGGCATTGAAATTAAATGTCATTTAAGTACACATTGTATGCTTGTTTTATTGCTCACTCAGCTGTGAAAGTTTAATAGATCATGTACACAACTCGAGACAGACAATAAATAGTGTATTGAAAATAAATGCTGATTTCATTACCACATAGAttttaatcagttttcaaattcaaatttaaaattgttgATCAGAATATGTTGAAAACATAATGctgcttatttttttattgcataGTTATATGGAAGATGTAAGGGACataaaagagaatttttttataaactATTTTTTCAGGTATTTCACTCTGTAATGACTGAAGATGGCAGCAAACTTCCTAAGCTGAATCTCTCAGCCCTGGTCTGTTATTATGGAAAGCACTACTCCACATTTGTCTTCCACTCCAAGCTCAAAGTCTGGATCTATTTTGATGATGCGACTGTTAGAGAGGTAAGACAAATAAAGATTGTCAATATTGGTTGTTTGTGAGAGGTTAGCCATGGGCTAATACAGGCTCAGTGACCAGCCAGGGACCGGAGATTTAGACAAGGCTTGTGCTGGCGTAGCGAACAAACAGCCACCCAAACAAGGACATAACAGTGCCTGTTTCCTCTCCCCTCTGCCACAGACCCTTTGCTGTGGGCTCCTGATATTGAGCGGTGGCTGAGGAGAGCCTTACTAGTGTAAGATCATAGCCCGCCAATGCGGCAAGATGAAGCATGACCTCTTTAGGTCTGTGCTTGCTGCCATGTTTGCCAGTTGTCCGCAAATCCTGTTTAACCCCTTCTGTGAGATAATGGGCATTTGTTCAATGTGCCGAGACATTTTTGGGCAGCTGTGCCGTGTTGATGAGATAGAAGCTGTCAGATTACAAGGATTGAACATTTCTCTCTAACTCTACCTCACTCACCTGTCTGACTACGGTAAAGAGTTAGATTGTTGTGTAGATTTGTAACCCAGACCATACGATAACAGTGTTTGCCTTCCCTTACACCGTTTCTTTATTCATGTTCACTTCCTTATCGATTATGCAAATGTTGTAACTTTTTCTGTGATGGACATAGGATGATGGGAGGAGGAGCTTAACAGGGAAGAcacaaaatttaagaaaaaccATGATGTAATAATAGCAATGCCTTCTTCCTGAATGATCTAGATATGCATTGCCTTACTACTTGTATGAATCCTACTTTTATGTCATTGCTTCAACAAAGTTGTATGACTTTCACAGTTGCTTGCTTATAGTGGTGATCATTTGAGGATGTGTGTTTGCAGATTGGTCCAAGGTGGGAGGATGTGGTACACAAGTGTGTAAGGAGCCGGTATCAACCCCTCTTACTGCTCTATACTAACCCCTACCCCACACTGCTTCCTGTACAGACAGCTCCACAGAAAACCACCATGCACCCAGGCTACAAGAAACCTACTCATGGTAAGAAGACTTATAGCTGTTTCCCTGAGGGTCATTTGTAATGTTTTGTAGGTGCTATAGTGGGTGAAGTACTTTTCAAAAAAGCTGATGACTCTACAAGGCAGTATAATATGGATACATAAAATCTTATTTGTAAAGTGTATTTCTCACAAAGTTTGGCATGTGAAAATGAACTTGCAGGAGCACGTGATGGCTTTagaatgatacttttgatgccagctctggagtttttctgataacaaaTTAATCAGACTTCATAAAAAGACTTAAGTGGCTTTAAGTAGGTGGATGAAAcacaagcaaaatgtgtcactaggtgaaatacattaatCGAAAAGTGAGTATAATGTTTGAGAAATGTTATAAACTAAATCTTGTTTAGGCTGATTTTGATAAATTATTTTTCCTATCAATTTCAGTTTCCCCTGAAGCTCCAAAATCAAAACGTGACCCCCGTGCAGCCTTTGCCCATCAAAGGGCAACAGTTGGCCGAAGGGCTGTCACACCTGGCCCTGAAATGAATGGCAGCTCAGAGTATGTGGAGCCAACAACTCGACGAGCCGTTACTCCGGGACCAGAACACTATGGTCATGAGTCTGACAGAGAAGGTGTCAAAGGCAAAAGCATTGAGCACAGCAGGCACAACAGCTTCCTTGTGGCAATGACTGGAAACAAAGTAGATGTGAACAATTCAGGAGGAAACCATAACCCAAATGGTTATTCACAAGACAGCCATTCCCTAATGGGGGAGTATGTGTACAGTAATGGTGTTATTCAGCCCTCGTTCATGAACAATGCTGATAGGTATGAATCGCAGAACTGTATGCCCGGTGAGGTGAATGATGAGTATAGGAAACACCCAGATGGGAGCGTTCCACCCTACAGTATGATGCCTTCTAACTGTGACATACCGAGGAAAGAGAGTTTTAAGAAAGGCATCAGGGTCCATGGTGATGTGATTAGGTATATGGTAGATCAAACAAGAGGCCCTGGTGTAGATCATCAGGTGCAGATGGTGCCTAATAAAGGACGTCATTCGCGAAGCAGATCACAAAGTCATGAGGACACTCTTAGCATCTCATCAGAAACGAACTCTGGTGTAGCTAATTCCAGATCTAAGCCTAACCCTTATAATCaggaaaatggcaaagctgtcCATGGACCTGTTCAATCAGGTTTGGCGACTCTGCCCAGGAAGAAGCAGGACCAGAGGAATTCTAAAACACCGTCACCAACAGTTACGTTGAATCCAGCAGACCAGAGTCACGAAAGGCAAGGTTCTGCCAGTTCAACGGGCTCTGTTGTTCTCAACCCCAAATATCAGCAAGGTCATGGAGGTCAAGTTAGCAGGAGTGAGTACATGGACCAGAAGCATTTTATTAGGAAGCCGGAAGCTGGGGTACCACCAGGATCTACCCATCACTGGAGACAGGTTTCTGCCTCCTCCCAGGGCTCTTCCTCTACCCCCACCCCTACGGCGGTGGAGATGGGGCACCCTAGGATGATGGGAGGAGGAGCTTCCCAGGAACAATCTCCTACTGATGCAGCCCTCAGTCAGGACTACATCAGCCGGAACATGGTGGAGAAGATTCTGAGTAAACAGCGGTTGACCCGCCAGGCTTCCTCGGCCAGCAGCATGAGTGTACGCAGTAACACTAGCAGTAGTAGCATGGACAGTGACACTGGTCtacagaaaacactgaaatcaAAAGGCGGCAAGGACTCACTGAGTGTGGAGATTCCATATGACAGTCTGTCTCTGGAGTCACAGAAGGATTCAGGTTATGGCAGTAGTGATAGGAATAGCTCCAGCTCTACAGGCAGTGTTACCATGGACCCCTTTGCCCAATACTTCATCAGCAGAAGTATGATTCCCCCCAAGACTGTCAATGATGCCTATGTGCAGAACTTTACTGACAGTTTCAAAGAATCCTTAGCAAACATGGAAAAGGAGGATAATGTGGACTCCTCATATGAACCCGTGGAATACAAAGGTCAAACCCCAAATTCATAtacaataaattatgttcagcagcaacaacaacaacagcaatctCAGCAAGGACCAAACATGAACAATAAGCCTAATCATTTGTCTCAACACCACACCAGGGAGAAAGCTGAAAACAGCAAGAATGTCTATGTCAGTCATAAAGCTTCCAAGCCTCATCGCAAAACCTCAGTAGGAATAGTGAATGGTAGAGATTGTGTGTCTGTTGACGACAAGATTTATGGTACACAAATCTCAGATGGATTATCAGGTACGTGGCTGCTCAGTGAAAACAAGTCAATATTGCAGAGTAGGGGAGAGAACtcttctgatatatatatactgggaGATTATAAATCAAAGTTCGGTTGCTGTGCTTTATGTTTCTTTCTATAGTATTTCACATTGTATTTTTGCAATATAATGTCAAAGTGGGGAATTACATGATAATTTGTAACTGCTGTGTATGCTGGCCAATTATTAAATTAGCAATACATGAGACTTGTTTGTGTTTCAGGCTCCAAACCACCTAGTGTTTCAAGGTCAGAAGAACATAGGGATGACTATGATCTCATTAATTTCAAATCTGGAATTCAGGTTCATGATATTTTGCCTGGTTACAGTGAAGGTAAGATATTTGCTTCTTGATACGTTTCATTCTAAGCAAAGCCAAATAACAGAGAAACAAGTCAACTGTTTTGTACAAACTGTGGGAGACATGACTTCGTCATCACTCTATATACTTTCAGATCTGAAGGTTAAATTTTTGAGGAAATGAGATCATAATATAGACCTGTAATGGTGGCTGTGTTTGTTTTCTCAGCGGTTGCTGGATACCGAGGTAATGCTGAATTCCTGGAGTTATGTCACAAAGCGGAAGACATGATGGACAAGTGTATGTTAGCTGAGACATCTGTGGAGTTGCCCAGAGCCATCAACTGCTGCAATGCTGCAGTCTGTGAGTTTACCGtcactcttgttttttttttttactttaattttaacaatatttaaGACATTCTTTGTCAAGTTTCTGGTTTATTCTACAAACTGTTTAGCTCTTAAATGAACCACGATGGCTATTGTAATAGGTTTTAGTATTAAATGTATTGCTTGATAGCctgtattacatattttttctctttaatccagctcatgctgacttcctctaaggtcatacatgggaaggtctgctggcaAGGTTGTGGATTCCATCTTGCTGGCCGctttggtataagtgaaataatcttgagtacagtgtaaaaacctattcaaataaatgaataaataaatgaatcttcTCTTTATTGTAGCTTACCTGAAGCAGGCTATGCAGTTACCTGGTGTTTCCCAGCAGTCATATGTATTTGCCCAGCGGAAGCATAATTCCTGTGTAATGAAGTACCGCAGTCTGGTGAAGCATTCTcctgttaaccaagatggataTGTTTCCTCAGCTAGTTCTGAAACACTGACTAGTTCATCGGCTAATAGGTATTATAAAATGCTTTATTGGAATGTCATCATTCAGTCTCGACCTAACTTACTTATACCAGAACAAAATAAGGTGTTTCTAGATAAACTATAGTTTATGCAGTACTTTGTGTGGCAAAGAAGGATTTTTACTTGAAAAATAAAGCAGCCATGAAGCATTGTGATTTTAGTTGAAAAGTCATCATGTGTTTGGCTTTATCTATGTTTGCCTGCATTCTGCTCCTTACCAGAATTTAAATTGCTGTGTTGTTAATTTCAGATCCAGTATGACCAGCACCGATTCCGATGGAAGCCACAGAGATCTAATCCAACTGGAGGCTCAGGGCAAGACACCAAAAGATGTATTTAAGGAGAAGTTACAGGACTTATACCAGCAAGGGATGAGAACTGGTCCTGCTCAGTCAACAGAGAAGCGACCAACCAGTGGAAGGCAACCCGGTGTTAAGCCTCCCCCTCCACAGAGAGGAGTCAGCATTGGCAGCAGATCCATTCCTGTTAAACACAGTAGTCCCCCTTGTCGGAACTCTACTCCGGTGTGCAACAATCAGATTTTGAACAAAGACAACGTTAATGGTGATCATTGCCCACTCATCAAAAGCAATCCTAATGTCCAGAAGTCTGAGTCACCAAACTCAGATAGTAA
Encoded proteins:
- the LOC135478496 gene encoding LOW QUALITY PROTEIN: uncharacterized protein LOC135478496 (The sequence of the model RefSeq protein was modified relative to this genomic sequence to represent the inferred CDS: inserted 1 base in 1 codon), with the protein product MEECDDGLEMGVPAAYYDTWNRHNSIAFCNYKGLRNAPGXNNCFLNSAVQVFWHLDVFRRSYRRLSGHSCMGNSCIFCALKVIFTQFQYSDQSSLPPDTLRKALAETFVDQHRYQLGHMDDAAECFENILRRLHLHVATDHNEDTCTAPHCLSHQKFAMTVFDQLVCPCGAKTDPLRFHELVHYVSASALVSQAKQMRETGDVLHPDRFGLLLRNAAAMGDIRNCPSMCGKKVQMRRTLLNFPDVVSIGLIWDSERPSGELVTDVLRSLGTTIMLQDVFHSVMTEDGSKLPKLNLSALVCYYGKHYSTFVFHSKLKVWIYFDDATVREIGPRWEDVVHKCVRSRYQPLLLLYTNPYPTLLPVQTAPQKTTMHPGYKKPTHVSPEAPKSKRDPRAAFAHQRATVGRRAVTPGPEMNGSSEYVEPTTRRAVTPGPEHYGHESDREGVKGKSIEHSRHNSFLVAMTGNKVDVNNSGGNHNPNGYSQDSHSLMGEYVYSNGVIQPSFMNNADRYESQNCMPGEVNDEYRKHPDGSVPPYSMMPSNCDIPRKESFKKGIRVHGDVIRYMVDQTRGPGVDHQVQMVPNKGRHSRSRSQSHEDTLSISSETNSGVANSRSKPNPYNQENGKAVHGPVQSGLATLPRKKQDQRNSKTPSPTVTLNPADQSHERQGSASSTGSVVLNPKYQQGHGGQVSRSEYMDQKHFIRKPEAGVPPGSTHHWRQVSASSQGSSSTPTPTAVEMGHPRMMGGGASQEQSPTDAALSQDYISRNMVEKILSKQRLTRQASSASSMSVRSNTSSSSMDSDTGLQKTLKSKGGKDSLSVEIPYDSLSLESQKDSGYGSSDRNSSSSTGSVTMDPFAQYFISRSMIPPKTVNDAYVQNFTDSFKESLANMEKEDNVDSSYEPVEYKGQTPNSYTINYVQQQQQQQQSQQGPNMNNKPNHLSQHHTREKAENSKNVYVSHKASKPHRKTSVGIVNGRDCVSVDDKIYGTQISDGLSGSKPPSVSRSEEHRDDYDLINFKSGIQVHDILPGYSEAVAGYRGNAEFLELCHKAEDMMDKCMLAETSVELPRAINCCNAAVSYLKQAMQLPGVSQQSYVFAQRKHNSCVMKYRSLVKHSPVNQDGYVSSASSETLTSSSANRSSMTSTDSDGSHRDLIQLEAQGKTPKDVFKEKLQDLYQQGMRTGPAQSTEKRPTSGRQPGVKPPPPQRGVSIGSRSIPVKHSSPPCRNSTPVCNNQILNKDNVNGDHCPLIKSNPNVQKSESPNSDSNASSKDVELYQTYVNRQKNIAAGVKYPVYQSSSGASTPTSSLDGRDSDSSRENMPVAGHLSKSYSKAEIRHLLQQNMMHKQNPQVVAPVRAPQQQAPQGYTNGGGLRPTGQPHAPTGNPVRTGPNLVRSNISANDCRGPKPQVACKPVVHGDCPPHSMHPTSVSARMTSSDYQGRENVYGSQSRHVERGACQPDHNNLYQQQHQHRACTSAEHTYLTSSAHLGRDKNTRSTYSSQPDLSSSGVEEDYLEFPPPASLSAPSTPAHSSENLQDIDFKPSVKDIASRFEATTITSKERQTGRRHGSRTAQPYRQRSKSESSSGPKPVLKKKRKPKARGPRKSVTFSDSIALIAAAEELPPGPAPPPYEEAISSRCQDRMGWDDTDTYYGYDSDDDIVKVVPAGYMPDEDSCDKDSCASTESPVEPVEVLCSLCGKKGTEPGTPYCDNCCYYMSRFQPSR